TTGAGAGGGATATGTTCGAGAAGCGGATACAGGAGCAACTGCCCATTTACTTGCATGAGTTCTTCTATCCGCTGATGCAGGGATACGATAGCGTTGCGATGGATGTCGATGTCGAACTGTGTGGCACTGACCAGACGTTCAATGCGCTCGCTGGCCGGACATTGATGAAGAAGTTAAAGCAGAAAGAGAAGTTCGTCGTTACGGTGACGCTCATGGAGGATCCAAAGACGGGGGAACTCATGTCCAAGAGTAAGGGGACGGGGGTGTTTTTGAATACATCAGCCAATGAGAAGTTCGGACAGGTGATGGCTCAGCCGGACGAGATGATCCGGGTGCTGCTCGTGAACTGCACCCTGCTGTCCCTCGCTGAGATCGAAGTGATCATGCAAGCTCCGAATCCGCGTGATGCGAAGCTCCGACTCGCGAAAGAAATCGTCACTCTGTATCACGGGGCCGAAGCTGGTGTGGCGGCTGAACAATATTTCATCGATACTTTTAGCAAAGGGCAGACGCCGACGGAGATGCCGTCTGTCACGGCAAGTGAAGGCATGGCATTTACTGAACTCATGGTCCTGGCGGGTGTCGCTACGAGCAAGGGTGAGGCGCGGCGCAAGATCGAGCAGGGAGGCGTGTCGGTCAATGACACAAAACTTGAGGATTTTCTGGCCACAGTTTCAAAAGACCAAAATGGCGCCGTCGTGAAAGTCGGGAAGAAGGATTTCTTTCGAATTATCCTTTAGTGCATGTATGTCACTGGAACACCCCGTCGAAGCGGGAAAAAAGAAAAACGATTCCGAGAAGGCGAATCGACAGCGAACGGTTACGGGGTCCCCAGAGCACGAGATGACTCGTCAGAGGATGGCATTGCTTGAAAATATCCGGAAAGAACTGAGGAGCACGACGGATGC
This is a stretch of genomic DNA from Candidatus Moraniibacteriota bacterium. It encodes these proteins:
- the tyrS gene encoding tyrosine--tRNA ligase gives rise to the protein MEKTQEQLVDDILSRGTIVSILPDKESFRVRLLSGEKMRFFIGFDATAPTLHLSHAKNIMLLEKFRKLGHETIVLFGDFTARIGDPTSEKSARTQLSREEVLHNIAAWKEQIAPLMDFGDEVNPPRVKYNHDWLSKLSFEDVIRLASNFTVQQMLERDMFEKRIQEQLPIYLHEFFYPLMQGYDSVAMDVDVELCGTDQTFNALAGRTLMKKLKQKEKFVVTVTLMEDPKTGELMSKSKGTGVFLNTSANEKFGQVMAQPDEMIRVLLVNCTLLSLAEIEVIMQAPNPRDAKLRLAKEIVTLYHGAEAGVAAEQYFIDTFSKGQTPTEMPSVTASEGMAFTELMVLAGVATSKGEARRKIEQGGVSVNDTKLEDFLATVSKDQNGAVVKVGKKDFFRIIL